The bacterium nucleotide sequence TCAAGTCGTCGCTACCGGCCGCTGCCGCCGCCTGTGCGGCCAGCGTTTCGCAGAGCTGAATGCGCGCCTCCATGCGCTGGTCCGTTTCGGCGGGCATGAAGCCGGCGAGGTCCAATATGACGAGTATTGAACAGGTCACCAGGACCAATCCCAGGCTGACGCGGATGAGGGGGGAGAATCCGTTCATCCGAAACTCAGTCGGCCTCGAAGCGGACCCGACAGTGCAGTCCGCCCGGAATCGCGAAGTCCGGATTTGGCAGCTCGAGTTGCACCCCGAAGGTGCCGCTGGCCGCGTCGATGACCTGATCGACGATCGTCACGGACGCCACGTGTGCGTCGTTGCCTTCCAACTCCGGGGCAATCGTAGCGCGCGTGCCCTTCTTGATGGTGCCGAACTTCGCGGCGGGCAGGATCACATCGACGCGCAGCGGATCGATCTGAGCGATCGTCAGGATCGTGTCTTCGTGCGGGATCTCACCCGGCGACATTGAACGGCTTACCACCACACCGGCCACTGGGCTGCGAATCTTGCGTCGCTCGGCGGCGGCGACGGCCCGTATGAGCTCCAGCTCGGCGAGTCGCTGTTCCTCGAGCGCGCGGTAGTATTCGTAGCGCGCGATGTCGGCTTCCGTGTCGAGCTCCTGGCGGGCATCGAGTGAGACGGCGTCGCGCTTGAACAGCTTCCCTCCCCGCTGCCTGCGTCGCTCGCGAAGCTGCAGCTCGCTCGCTCGCGAGCGCACGTTCGAGTCGATCTTGGCGCGAGTGCGAGCGAGTGCGACCGCGGCATCTTCCACGCTGGATTCGAGCTCGGCCACGATCTGGCCGGCCTTCACGAAGTCCCCACGCTCCGTCTGGATGCTCTTGATGACACCGATGACCGAGCTGCCGATCTCCACGACTTCGAAGGGCTCGATGATGCAATCGACCGCGCCTCGATCGTGGCTACCCGGCGAGCGCACCGCCGAACCGTCGAGCGTTGTGCCGAGTAGCGGATCTGTACTCAATGCAGTTCCCTCGCGGTGTTTCGCGGCAGCGGCCGCCTGCAACTTCTGCACGGTCGCCTGTCGGCTGCCGGTCGGGATTGTGTTCCGCCCAGCACTCCACTTCACGACGCCGGGCAGGAAGACCGCGCACAGACCCGCCACCGTTAGAAACGGCAAGATCCATCGCGCAAACTTCTTCGGCTCGTCGCCGTTCATTGCTGCCTACTCCTACTCGCCTTGCCCAGTGAACGCCAGTAGGTCGCTCAAGTAGCTCTCGGTCTCCATCAGGGAACGCCGGATCCGGGCCTGCCTCCTTTCATCGGCGCACTGCGGCAAGGATGTAAGGCCGGAGCCGAGCCGATGTGGGAAGAATCCGCGACGCCGTGACATCAATGTCATGAGCCGTCGGACGAAGTCTGGATATAGCTGGACTAGCGGGTCATCTTCGAGCGAAAAGATTCCCTCGCAGCTTCCGGGATCTCCCTGCCGGCCACTCCGACCGTAGAGCTGTCGGTCGATTCGCCCAGCACTTGACCGCTGTGTCGAGATCACGTGCAGGCCGCCGCTCTCCGCGACTCCCGTGCCCAGAGCGATGTCGGTGCCTCGACCCGCCATATTGGTCGCGACCGTGATACGTCCGAGCTGTCCGGCGTCGGCCACGATCTGCGCTTCTTCGGCATCCTGGCGTGCGTTCAACACACGATGCTCGATGCCAGCGGCAGTCAACAACCTGCTGACTACTTCGGACTCTCCCAACGAAGAGGTGCCAACCAGGACAGGCCGGTGCGTTCGGTTCAGTTCGGCCACGCGTTTGCTCAGCGCACGCCATTTGCTCTGCTTGGACGGGTACACGCGCGTGCCGAAGTGCTGCCGAATCAGCGGCTTGCGCGTGGGAATGGGCACAGTCGCGAGTCCGTATACGTCCTGGACTTCGCCGGCGACTTCGCGCGCGGTTCCCGTCATCCCAGAGAGCTTCAGATAGCGTCGGTAGAAGCGTTGGCAGCTTATGCGTGCCAGGGTTTCGCGCTCGGGGGTCAGCTCGCAGCCTTCCTTGAGTTCAATCAACTGATGGAGGCCGCGCTCCCAGGAGCGGTCGGGGTTCGAACGGCCCGTGGGCTGATCGATGATCTCGACGTGCCCGTCGCGCACGAGGTAGTGCTGGTCGCGTACGAACACGTGCAGGGCACGTAGCGCCTGCAGCGCCCAGGCCTCTCGGCGTCGAGGGCCATGCCACGCAACGGACAGGGGTCGGGTCAGCTCCTCGAGTTTCATTCGGCCGCCTTCGCTCAGTTCGACGTTGGAAGTCATGCGATTGAGGCGGTAGTCGAGGCCATCTTCCAGTCTTTGCGCGAGGCGCAGCGCTTGTCGGTAGGTGCGCTCCTGTTCGGGGGATCCGCCGGCGCCGGCAAGGATGAGCGGTGTACTCGCTTCGTCGATCAGGATCGCGTCTGCCTCGTCGATGATCGCGAAGCACAAGCCGCGCAGAAGCAGGCCACTGTGCGCAGCTCCGTTGTGGAGGGAGTCCAGTTGAAACTTGAGCTTTCCGCGGGTTCGACCGCGAGCGAGCCCATCGCGCAGGTAGTCGAAGGCGATCTGCTTGGTCGTTCCATAGGTGATGTCGCAGGAGTAGGCGTCGCGTCGCTCGTTTGGGTTCTTTAGGTCTTCGGTCACTGCGGAGACCGATAACCCGAGTGCTTCGTAGAGCGGCGCCAATTTCGCTGCGTCGCGTGCCACCAGGTAGTCATTCGCAGAGATCACATGCACGGGAATTCCCGCCAACGCCGCAGTACAAGCGGGCAGGGTAGCGGCAAGCGTCTTGCCCTCTCCGGTGGCCATCTCGGCGAGCTTGCCGCGCGCCATGATCCAGCCGGCCATCAACTGCACGTCGTAGGGTTCCATGCCGAGCGTGCGACGCGAGAACTCCGAAATCAGTGCGAAACAGCCAGGCAGCAGATCGTCACGGGTGCCCTCGAGCACGAGCCGTTCTCGCGTTCGCCTCAACTCTTCGGCGAGCTGAGCCTCGTCGAGTCCGCGAAGCTTGGCCCCCCGGCTGCGGACCTGCGAGACGAACTGCTCCAGGGGTGCTCGACGCAGCGAGAGTGCGCGTTCCGTCGCACCGGAAATCAGTCGCAGCGCTCGGCTGAACCAGGATTCGTGTTCCAGTCCCCGTTCGGGGTAGCTGCCTTGCGCCACGCCCGGTCGAAGCGCCAGGCCAGAACCGAAGGGCGCGCCATCAGACACGGATATCTCGCACGAGCACGCGTCGCACGGCTCGCCAGAGTCGAGCCCCCACCGGTTCGAAGCCGTGGCGGAAGCGCACGTAGACACGCGTGCCCACTTCGCGCACGGCCAGCGATCGGGGCAGTGTGATCTCGACTTCAAACACGCGGTCGAGCGTGCGAAGACCGTCGGGATCTGTCGGATCGACGGGCAGCCGACCGCCACCGGCGGTGCCCAGAGCTCGGCTCGGCAGGCGGTCGTTTGCTGCTGGTATGACCCGCAGTTCGTCGCCCTGGAGCGCCGCGTTCAGCTCGCTGGCGAGCAGCAGGTCGATGCGCTCGGTCTGCTCGCGGACCAGGTTCACGCGGCTTTCCTGAACTACCGCGCGGACGGTCGGAACCGAGAGGCCGAGTACGTGTCCGAGCAGCTCACCTTGTTCGACGTAGTGTCCAGTCAGATTGTCTGCTCCCGACAGATAGAAGGTGCCGTCGCCGGGACTGCGCACGGTCACCTCGCTCTCGCGCTCGCGGGTTCGCGCGAGGCGCGCCTCCAGTTCTTCGATCTGACTGCTGGTTCCCGCAGCGCGGACGCGATCGCGAAAGCGCTCCGAGTGCAGGCGCGCTCGCAACTCGCGCAGTTCCGCGCGCAGAACGGCAAGCTCTGCCTCCAGGGAGGGGTCGCGAATCTGTACCAACGCTTGTCCTCGAAGGACTGTCGAGCCGGGCTCCGCGAGAACATCGATGATGAAGCCTTCGGTACCCGCGCGAACCAATACGCCCTCGGGCGGCCATACAACTCCCTCAGCGTGCGTCGTATGCGAGATCGGAACCGCGAAGATCAACGCGGAGAGGAGGGCCGCAGAAGCCATGCTCAGGCCGAGCGCACGTGCGCGCCGTTCGCCCAGGCGTGGGCTCGTCAACAAGAAGGTGGCGCACTTGATCAAGGGAACCACGACCTGCATGACGATCGCGAACAGCGCGAGCATCACGCCGAGTATCAGGAACTGAGTCGCCAGGAAGTACGCGATGCCCAGCATGACGAACAAGCGGTAGACGAAGGCCGCGACTCCGTAGGCGACAAACCAGCGCGCTTCGCCAGGGGCATTGACAGGGGATCGTCCGCGCACGTCAAAGGCGTGTTGCAGCGTCAGATACCCCAGATACTGCTTCGAGCGACTTGCCAGGTTGGGAATCTCGATGGCGTCGGATAGCACGTAGTAGCCGTCGAAGCGCAACAGGGGATTGCCATTGAACAGAAGTGTCGAAACACCGCCGATCCACATCACATTGTAGGCGGTCGATCTGAGCAGGCCCGGGTCGGTGTTCAACCAGACCAAGAACGCCAGCGCCGCGAGGAAGACTTCGACCAGGATTCCCGCGCCCGCGACGAGCATTCTCTGGTACTTGTCCGGAAACACAGACGACGACGAGGCGTCGACGTAGGGCAGGGGCATCAAGACCAGAAAGAGAATCCCGACCTCGTGCACGGCGCCACCGAACGAGCGGGCGGCAAAGGCGTGCCCGAGTTCGTGAAGCAGCTTGACCGCTGGGTAGACGAGTGCGAGTACGACCAGGTTCTCGAGTGCCAGCAACCGGCTGATCGCATCCGCGGAGAGTTCCTCAGCGTGGGAGCCCGCCAGAACCAGAGCGCTGCCGACGACCGCACACCACAACCCCGCGCCCCAGCGGCTGAAGACCGGGCGAACCCAGGGAGTAGAGCGCCGCAGCCAGCGATCGGGGTCCAGCAAGGGCAGCTTGAGGGCCATGGGATTCGCAAAACGACCGCGTGTCTCTGCCTGCGCTCGTTGTTCGGCGCGTCGCAAGACCAGGTCCGGATCGGGAGACACGTCTCCTTGCAGCAGGTCGGCCACGTGCAGCATGCCGAGCACGCGTATCGTCTCGTCTTGCGTCGGCACATCGTCGCCCAGCTGCAGGCCGACCGCGTCCCAGATTTCCTGGACGCTGCGCTGGCCATCGAGCAGTCCGACGATCTGATAGGCACTCGGAGTGAGACGATGGCTGCGGCCGGAGATCGGATCTTCGAGCACGTACCAGAGCTGGCCGCGGTATTGATGCCGGTGCACACGTGCATGCGCGGCGAGCTTGGGCTTCAGAGGTGCGACACGGTACCAGGATGAACTGAACAGGCTCTCGCTCATGTATCTACGGAAGCCAGGACCAGATCGAAAGTCGCAGCCAGTCGATCAGGCGATGGGTGAAGATCCACAGGAGCGAGCGCGAACCGACATCGATCTTTGCGACGCCTTGCATTCCGGGTCGCAAGGAATCTACGGGCACATCGAGACGTGCTTCGGCGCGGAAGTAGTTTCGCCCATCCTCCGCGACGGCGACAGGCGTCACCTGCTCGACCGTCAACGGCAGCGAGCGGCCGGGCAGGGCGGACAGCATGAGCTGTCCCTTGTTTCCGGCAGATACGCGGCGTACGTCACGTTCGTCGATCTGCAACATGATCCGGTAACCGTCGAGAGGCGCGACCTCGAACAAGACATCGCCCTTGGAGACGGGAGAGCCAAGTGCCTGGCTCAGGTCACCGCGCACGACGACACCATCGAAG carries:
- a CDS encoding efflux RND transporter periplasmic adaptor subunit; protein product: MNGDEPKKFARWILPFLTVAGLCAVFLPGVVKWSAGRNTIPTGSRQATVQKLQAAAAAKHREGTALSTDPLLGTTLDGSAVRSPGSHDRGAVDCIIEPFEVVEIGSSVIGVIKSIQTERGDFVKAGQIVAELESSVEDAAVALARTRAKIDSNVRSRASELQLRERRRQRGGKLFKRDAVSLDARQELDTEADIARYEYYRALEEQRLAELELIRAVAAAERRKIRSPVAGVVVSRSMSPGEIPHEDTILTIAQIDPLRVDVILPAAKFGTIKKGTRATIAPELEGNDAHVASVTIVDQVIDAASGTFGVQLELPNPDFAIPGGLHCRVRFEAD
- a CDS encoding prepilin peptidase, translating into MSDGAPFGSGLALRPGVAQGSYPERGLEHESWFSRALRLISGATERALSLRRAPLEQFVSQVRSRGAKLRGLDEAQLAEELRRTRERLVLEGTRDDLLPGCFALISEFSRRTLGMEPYDVQLMAGWIMARGKLAEMATGEGKTLAATLPACTAALAGIPVHVISANDYLVARDAAKLAPLYEALGLSVSAVTEDLKNPNERRDAYSCDITYGTTKQIAFDYLRDGLARGRTRGKLKFQLDSLHNGAAHSGLLLRGLCFAIIDEADAILIDEASTPLILAGAGGSPEQERTYRQALRLAQRLEDGLDYRLNRMTSNVELSEGGRMKLEELTRPLSVAWHGPRRREAWALQALRALHVFVRDQHYLVRDGHVEIIDQPTGRSNPDRSWERGLHQLIELKEGCELTPERETLARISCQRFYRRYLKLSGMTGTAREVAGEVQDVYGLATVPIPTRKPLIRQHFGTRVYPSKQSKWRALSKRVAELNRTHRPVLVGTSSLGESEVVSRLLTAAGIEHRVLNARQDAEEAQIVADAGQLGRITVATNMAGRGTDIALGTGVAESGGLHVISTQRSSAGRIDRQLYGRSGRQGDPGSCEGIFSLEDDPLVQLYPDFVRRLMTLMSRRRGFFPHRLGSGLTSLPQCADERRQARIRRSLMETESYLSDLLAFTGQGE
- a CDS encoding peptidase M50, with protein sequence MSESLFSSSWYRVAPLKPKLAAHARVHRHQYRGQLWYVLEDPISGRSHRLTPSAYQIVGLLDGQRSVQEIWDAVGLQLGDDVPTQDETIRVLGMLHVADLLQGDVSPDPDLVLRRAEQRAQAETRGRFANPMALKLPLLDPDRWLRRSTPWVRPVFSRWGAGLWCAVVGSALVLAGSHAEELSADAISRLLALENLVVLALVYPAVKLLHELGHAFAARSFGGAVHEVGILFLVLMPLPYVDASSSSVFPDKYQRMLVAGAGILVEVFLAALAFLVWLNTDPGLLRSTAYNVMWIGGVSTLLFNGNPLLRFDGYYVLSDAIEIPNLASRSKQYLGYLTLQHAFDVRGRSPVNAPGEARWFVAYGVAAFVYRLFVMLGIAYFLATQFLILGVMLALFAIVMQVVVPLIKCATFLLTSPRLGERRARALGLSMASAALLSALIFAVPISHTTHAEGVVWPPEGVLVRAGTEGFIIDVLAEPGSTVLRGQALVQIRDPSLEAELAVLRAELRELRARLHSERFRDRVRAAGTSSQIEELEARLARTRERESEVTVRSPGDGTFYLSGADNLTGHYVEQGELLGHVLGLSVPTVRAVVQESRVNLVREQTERIDLLLASELNAALQGDELRVIPAANDRLPSRALGTAGGGRLPVDPTDPDGLRTLDRVFEVEITLPRSLAVREVGTRVYVRFRHGFEPVGARLWRAVRRVLVRDIRV